A window of Streptomyces marispadix contains these coding sequences:
- a CDS encoding phage holin family protein, producing the protein MRLRIFPPGLPVGTPRRWRSLGAALLRVLAVWAVSTLTLLVLAGLLPDFRLQSPDGDSATYIATTGAIGAGVFGLLGAVVWPVLVRALLLVPALVLGTLVFFLNGSLLWLALSLVPYGRGSADPGTAVVVAAAMSAASSAASTALAVRDDGAYRRRFARLADRRRRRQGLGPVPRTPGTVFLQLDGVGHRLLREAVTAADGRPPLMPAVAAMYEGTHRLTRWRTDWQSQTGASQLGILHGTNRDVPAFRWYEKESGQVLISNRPSGAAELQRRAVEMSGDRGLLAVDGASRGNLFGGGANQLALVVSVAARRGRDNRSRAGYFAYFSDPANATRTAVSFVAEAVREVVQSTRSRLRGDRPRVPRAGLYPLIRAFATVVQRDVVVAAVLGDVFSGRSAVFADLVGYDEVAHHSGPRGRDACQVLRRLDRSVALIAKAAQRAPRPYRLVLLSDHGQSPGETFRRAYGLTLEDLVRAGCGLPVSRRVGRTPSGAEARAAARAALHRPEDGPLEEERTPSRSAGPVVLASGNLGLVSFPDVPGRMSREQIDKRHPALLRTLADHPGIGFLLVHGERHGPVVLGAGGAEHRLDTGEITGGPDPLAHYGAGAAAAVRRTAGYRNVPDIMINSAVDPDTGHVHAFEQQIGSHGGLGGEQSEAFLLSPRELSAPTDGEELAGAEQVHRVLRRWLDESAGCAPPAARTGDDPVPEQREQREHPDRDREFPAAHTA; encoded by the coding sequence ATGCGGCTGCGGATCTTCCCGCCGGGCCTGCCCGTAGGAACGCCGCGGCGCTGGCGCTCTCTCGGCGCCGCGCTCCTGCGGGTGCTGGCCGTGTGGGCAGTGAGCACCCTGACGCTGCTGGTGCTCGCCGGTCTCCTCCCGGACTTCCGCCTCCAGTCGCCCGACGGCGACAGCGCCACCTACATCGCCACCACGGGTGCCATAGGAGCCGGCGTCTTCGGGCTGCTCGGCGCGGTGGTGTGGCCCGTACTGGTACGGGCGCTGCTGCTGGTCCCCGCGCTCGTACTGGGCACGCTCGTCTTCTTCCTCAACGGTTCGCTGCTGTGGCTCGCGCTCTCCCTGGTGCCCTACGGGCGGGGGTCGGCCGACCCCGGCACGGCCGTCGTCGTGGCCGCCGCGATGTCGGCCGCGTCGTCTGCCGCCAGCACGGCGCTCGCCGTGCGCGACGACGGCGCCTACCGCCGCCGCTTCGCCCGCCTCGCCGACCGGCGGCGCCGCCGCCAGGGGCTGGGCCCGGTGCCGCGTACCCCCGGCACGGTCTTCCTCCAGCTCGACGGCGTCGGACACCGTCTGCTGCGCGAGGCGGTCACCGCCGCGGACGGACGGCCCCCGCTGATGCCCGCCGTCGCCGCCATGTACGAGGGCACACACCGGCTGACCCGCTGGCGTACGGACTGGCAGTCCCAGACCGGGGCCAGCCAGCTCGGCATCCTCCACGGCACCAACAGGGACGTCCCCGCCTTCCGCTGGTACGAGAAGGAATCGGGGCAGGTACTGATCAGCAACCGGCCCTCGGGCGCCGCCGAACTCCAGCGCCGCGCCGTCGAGATGAGCGGAGACCGCGGGCTGCTCGCCGTCGACGGCGCCAGCCGCGGCAACCTCTTCGGCGGCGGTGCCAACCAGCTCGCGCTCGTGGTGTCGGTGGCCGCGCGCCGGGGCCGGGACAACCGCTCCCGCGCGGGCTACTTCGCCTACTTCTCAGACCCCGCCAACGCCACACGCACCGCGGTCTCCTTCGTCGCCGAGGCCGTGCGGGAGGTCGTGCAGTCCACGCGGTCGCGGCTGCGCGGCGACCGGCCGAGGGTGCCTCGCGCCGGGCTGTATCCGCTGATCCGTGCCTTCGCGACGGTCGTCCAGCGGGACGTGGTGGTCGCGGCGGTGCTGGGGGACGTCTTCAGCGGGCGCAGCGCCGTCTTCGCCGACCTCGTGGGCTACGACGAGGTGGCACACCATTCGGGGCCTCGCGGCCGGGACGCGTGCCAGGTGCTGCGCAGGCTCGACCGCTCGGTGGCGCTGATCGCCAAGGCGGCTCAGCGTGCCCCGCGCCCGTACCGGCTGGTCCTCCTCTCCGACCACGGTCAGAGCCCGGGGGAGACCTTCCGCAGGGCCTACGGGCTGACGCTGGAGGACCTCGTGAGGGCGGGATGCGGGCTGCCGGTCTCGCGCCGGGTGGGGCGCACGCCCAGCGGCGCGGAGGCGCGTGCGGCGGCGCGTGCGGCGCTGCACAGACCGGAGGACGGCCCGCTGGAGGAGGAGCGCACACCGTCGAGGAGCGCGGGCCCGGTGGTGCTGGCGTCCGGCAACCTCGGGCTGGTGTCGTTCCCGGACGTGCCGGGACGGATGTCGAGGGAGCAGATCGACAAGCGGCATCCGGCGCTGCTGCGCACGCTCGCCGACCATCCCGGCATCGGTTTCCTGCTGGTGCACGGCGAGCGCCACGGGCCCGTCGTACTGGGTGCGGGCGGTGCCGAACACCGCCTGGACACGGGGGAGATCACCGGCGGGCCGGACCCGCTGGCGCACTACGGGGCGGGTGCCGCGGCGGCGGTGCGGCGCACGGCGGGATACCGCAACGTCCCCGACATCATGATCAACTCTGCGGTCGATCCGGACACCGGCCACGTCCACGCCTTCGAGCAGCAGATCGGCTCGCACGGCGGCCTCGGCGGCGAGCAGAGCGAGGCGTTCCTGCTCTCGCCGCGCGAACTGTCCGCCCCGACGGACGGTGAGGAACTGGCCGGGGCGGAGCAGGTGCACCGCGTACTGCGGCGCTGGCTGGACGAGTCCGCGGGGTGCGCGCCGCCGGCGGCGCGCACGGGAGACGACCCCGTGCCGGAGCAGCGGGAGCAGCGTGAACACCCGGACCGCGACCGGGAGTTCCCCGCGGCGCATACCGCGTGA
- a CDS encoding fatty acid desaturase family protein yields MTTPLSHTAASRPTAPPTAPPGAASAARPTSPPSPARSGPYDRHADQNGDQEGDRHGNQDRPRRGSRQGSDFARLHARIEAAGLMRRRPGYYTLRLTLVGLAFAAGWAGFFTLGESWWQLAVAAFLGLVFGQLALAAHDLAHRQVFSRRRPSEIGGLVVGNLGIGMSYGWWMNKHTRHHANPNHEELDPDVSPDILVWSQRQAREAKGLPRFVGRHQAALFFPLLTLEGFNLHVSSVRALREGHMKRRVVEGVLLFTHIGAYLAALLLMLPPGMALAFLFVHQAVFGVYLGSIFAPNHKGMPTLTGDDRPDFLRRQVLTSRNVRGGPLTDVLLGGLNHQIEHHLFPSMPSPHLRRARAIVRGYCAELGIPYHETGLVASWREALRHLREVGAPIRG; encoded by the coding sequence ATGACGACACCGCTGAGCCATACGGCAGCCTCCCGTCCGACGGCTCCTCCCACGGCCCCTCCCGGGGCCGCCTCCGCCGCCCGCCCCACGTCGCCACCGTCGCCGGCCCGCTCCGGCCCGTACGACCGGCACGCCGACCAGAACGGCGACCAGGAGGGCGACCGGCACGGCAACCAAGACCGGCCCCGGCGGGGCAGCCGTCAGGGAAGCGACTTCGCCCGCCTCCACGCACGGATCGAAGCAGCCGGGCTGATGCGCCGCCGGCCCGGCTACTACACGCTGCGGCTGACGCTCGTGGGCCTGGCGTTCGCCGCCGGGTGGGCCGGGTTCTTCACGCTCGGCGAGAGCTGGTGGCAGCTCGCCGTCGCCGCGTTCCTGGGCCTGGTATTCGGCCAACTCGCCCTGGCCGCCCACGATCTCGCGCACCGTCAGGTCTTCAGCAGGCGACGTCCGAGCGAGATCGGCGGCCTCGTCGTCGGCAACCTGGGCATCGGAATGTCGTACGGCTGGTGGATGAACAAGCACACCCGCCACCACGCAAACCCCAACCACGAGGAACTCGACCCCGACGTGAGTCCCGACATCCTCGTCTGGTCGCAGCGGCAGGCACGCGAGGCGAAGGGACTGCCGCGCTTCGTGGGGCGTCATCAGGCGGCGCTCTTCTTCCCGCTGCTGACGCTGGAGGGCTTCAACCTCCATGTCTCCAGCGTCCGGGCACTGCGCGAGGGGCACATGAAGCGCCGGGTGGTGGAGGGCGTGCTGCTCTTCACGCACATCGGGGCGTATCTCGCCGCGCTCTTGCTGATGCTTCCGCCTGGGATGGCGCTGGCGTTCCTCTTCGTGCACCAGGCCGTCTTCGGCGTCTACCTCGGTTCGATCTTCGCCCCCAACCACAAGGGCATGCCGACGCTCACCGGCGACGACCGCCCCGACTTCCTGCGGCGGCAGGTGCTCACTTCCCGCAACGTACGGGGCGGCCCGCTCACCGACGTCCTGCTCGGCGGGCTCAACCACCAGATAGAGCACCATCTGTTCCCGAGCATGCCCTCGCCGCATCTGCGCAGGGCACGCGCCATCGTCCGCGGCTACTGCGCCGAACTCGGCATCCCGTACCACGAGACGGGGCTCGTCGCCTCATGGCGCGAAGCGCTGCGGCATCTGCGCGAGGTGGGCGCCCCCATACGGGGCTAG
- a CDS encoding YrhK family protein, whose translation MSEDGSDESRSGSEGPAPGQESGQRPRPRTRHGESKPPLTIRMGHAEIQIRQRYALASIANDILVAVWFLAGSVMFFYPGTQQAGTWCFVLGSVELLVRPLIRLSRQFHLLRLHGGDYAAQETSQDF comes from the coding sequence GTGTCCGAGGACGGTTCCGACGAATCACGCTCCGGGTCCGAAGGCCCGGCGCCGGGGCAGGAGTCAGGGCAGCGTCCACGGCCGCGGACACGGCACGGCGAATCCAAGCCGCCGCTGACGATCCGTATGGGCCACGCGGAGATCCAGATCCGTCAGCGCTATGCGCTGGCGAGCATCGCCAACGACATCCTCGTCGCCGTGTGGTTCCTCGCCGGCAGCGTCATGTTCTTCTACCCCGGCACACAGCAGGCAGGCACCTGGTGCTTCGTCTTAGGAAGTGTGGAGCTGCTGGTCAGGCCGCTGATCCGGCTGTCGCGCCAGTTCCATCTGCTGCGGCTGCACGGCGGGGACTACGCCGCACAGGAGACGTCGCAGGACTTCTGA
- a CDS encoding PHP domain-containing protein, translating to MDPLTALDRIAFLLERVQAPTYRVRAFRTASRVLAALGPQEVERRAAATGELESLKGVGPKTAQVVREALRGEVPGYLARLEREAETAPAATTVDDAPVTDEARRLRSALRGDCHMHSDWSDGGSPIEEMARTAAELGHEWAVLTDHSPRLTVARGLSAERLRQQLDVVAEVNERLAPFRLLTGIECDILLDGSLDQEEELLARLDLVVASVHSKLRMPSADMTRRMTAAVRNPLVDVLGHCTGRLRSSRPESDFDAEAVFAACAGSGTAVEINCRPERLDPPRRLLRQAVAAGVLFSIDTDAHAPGQLDWQINGCVRAVECGVPAERVVTTWTAAELLSWAHGSRGR from the coding sequence GTGGACCCGCTCACGGCACTGGACAGGATCGCCTTCCTGCTGGAACGAGTGCAGGCGCCCACCTACCGGGTGCGTGCCTTCCGTACCGCGTCCCGCGTACTGGCAGCACTGGGCCCCCAGGAGGTGGAGCGGCGTGCCGCCGCCACAGGAGAGCTGGAGTCGCTGAAAGGGGTGGGGCCCAAGACCGCGCAGGTCGTACGGGAGGCGCTGCGCGGCGAGGTACCCGGCTATCTCGCCAGGCTGGAGCGGGAGGCGGAGACCGCTCCGGCGGCGACCACCGTGGACGACGCACCGGTCACCGACGAGGCACGGCGGCTGCGCTCCGCGCTGCGCGGCGACTGCCATATGCACTCCGACTGGTCCGACGGCGGCAGCCCCATCGAGGAGATGGCCCGTACGGCCGCCGAACTCGGCCATGAGTGGGCCGTGTTGACCGACCACTCGCCACGGCTGACGGTCGCTCGCGGCCTGTCCGCGGAGCGTCTGCGTCAGCAGCTCGACGTGGTGGCGGAGGTCAACGAACGGCTCGCTCCGTTCCGTCTGCTGACCGGCATCGAGTGCGACATCCTCCTGGACGGCTCGCTGGACCAGGAGGAGGAGCTGCTGGCCCGGCTCGATCTGGTGGTGGCTTCCGTGCATTCGAAGCTGCGGATGCCGTCTGCGGACATGACGCGGCGGATGACCGCCGCCGTCCGCAATCCGCTGGTGGACGTGCTCGGTCACTGCACCGGCAGGCTGCGCTCAAGCCGTCCGGAGTCCGACTTCGACGCGGAGGCGGTCTTCGCGGCGTGTGCCGGGTCGGGCACCGCCGTGGAGATCAACTGCCGCCCGGAACGGCTCGATCCGCCGCGTCGGCTGCTGCGGCAGGCCGTCGCCGCCGGCGTGCTCTTCTCGATCGACACCGACGCCCATGCGCCGGGACAGCTCGACTGGCAGATCAACGGGTGTGTGCGCGCGGTGGAGTGCGGTGTGCCCGCGGAGCGCGTCGTCACGACCTGGACGGCGGCGGAGCTGCTGAGCTGGGCACACGGCTCCCGCGGCAGGTGA
- a CDS encoding glycoside hydrolase family 130 protein, translating into MSPSPGDPLEAEGVLNPASGRTEDGSLHLLPRLVAEGNVSRVGLAEVTLTDGVPTGVTRRGVVLAPDAGWERGKNNAGVEDPRVTWIESLGQYVMSYVAYGPLGPRPALAVSADLRDWRRIGPLQFAYQPDLDTDLNLFPNKDVVHFPEPVPGPDGEPAYAMLHRPMWDLGWFRPGEGVHLPAGVTDERPGIWISYVPAAEAQADVTALTRPRHHRLVALSEHPWEQLKIGAGPAPVRVDEGWLLIHHGVSGNMERFVAQQQNVSYSAGAMILDPADPARVLARSAEPLMAPETEEERSGTVPNVVFPTAIEEIDGVRHVFYGMADAHIGVARLERTG; encoded by the coding sequence ATGTCGCCGTCCCCGGGCGACCCGCTGGAGGCGGAGGGCGTGCTCAACCCGGCGTCCGGACGTACCGAGGACGGCTCGCTCCATCTGCTGCCCCGCCTCGTCGCCGAGGGGAATGTCTCCCGCGTGGGACTCGCCGAGGTGACGCTGACGGACGGGGTGCCCACGGGCGTCACCCGGCGCGGAGTGGTACTCGCCCCTGACGCGGGCTGGGAGCGCGGCAAGAACAACGCGGGCGTCGAGGACCCGAGGGTGACGTGGATCGAGAGCCTCGGCCAGTACGTGATGTCGTACGTCGCCTACGGGCCGCTCGGTCCGCGCCCGGCGCTCGCCGTCTCCGCCGATCTGCGCGACTGGCGGCGGATCGGTCCCCTCCAGTTCGCCTATCAGCCGGATCTCGACACCGACCTCAACCTCTTCCCCAACAAGGACGTCGTGCACTTCCCGGAACCCGTGCCCGGCCCGGACGGCGAGCCCGCTTACGCGATGCTGCACCGGCCCATGTGGGATCTGGGCTGGTTCCGTCCCGGCGAGGGCGTGCACCTTCCGGCAGGCGTCACCGACGAGCGGCCCGGCATCTGGATCAGCTATGTGCCAGCCGCCGAGGCCCAGGCGGACGTCACCGCGCTGACCAGGCCGCGCCACCACCGGCTCGTAGCGCTGTCCGAACACCCCTGGGAGCAGCTCAAGATCGGCGCGGGCCCGGCACCGGTGCGGGTCGATGAGGGATGGCTGCTGATCCACCACGGTGTCTCCGGGAACATGGAGCGGTTCGTGGCCCAGCAGCAGAACGTCAGCTACTCGGCGGGGGCGATGATCCTCGACCCGGCGGACCCGGCGAGGGTCCTGGCCCGCTCGGCGGAGCCGCTGATGGCACCGGAGACGGAGGAGGAACGCTCAGGGACGGTGCCGAACGTCGTCTTCCCCACGGCGATCGAGGAGATCGACGGCGTGCGCCATGTCTTCTACGGGATGGCTGACGCGCATATCGGCGTCGCACGCCTGGAGAGGACGGGCTGA
- a CDS encoding carbohydrate ABC transporter permease: protein MNTRRHSTSWPKLALLTAGAVVFLFPFAYMLSQSLSKQTTGDLGSVIPTPGSSGTQNYEAVNGAVSLGTSLVNSGVFTAGVLLCTLVIGVLAGYGLARLHFRGRSTLFGALLLVQTVPFQLLMLPLYVLVVRDYGLGDSYLGMILPFAVNSTAVFLFRQFFLQLPAELFEAARIDGAGELRILWRVALPMARPALLTGTLIAFIGPWNEFLWPFLVTKDAEMQPLAVSLAGFMSNLRGTVENPTGAVMAGACVLAVPAVVLFLLFQRHFTQTNIDSATKG, encoded by the coding sequence GTGAACACACGCCGCCACAGCACCAGTTGGCCGAAGCTGGCCCTGCTCACGGCAGGAGCCGTCGTCTTCCTCTTCCCCTTCGCGTACATGCTGTCGCAGTCGCTGAGCAAGCAGACGACCGGCGACCTGGGCTCGGTGATCCCCACCCCGGGCAGCAGCGGCACACAGAACTACGAGGCCGTCAACGGCGCTGTCTCGCTCGGCACTTCGCTGGTCAACTCCGGCGTCTTCACGGCGGGCGTGCTGCTGTGCACGCTCGTGATCGGAGTGCTCGCCGGATACGGCCTGGCGCGGCTGCACTTCCGCGGGCGCAGCACGCTCTTCGGTGCGCTGCTGCTCGTTCAGACCGTGCCGTTCCAGCTTCTGATGCTTCCGCTGTACGTACTGGTGGTGCGGGACTACGGGCTGGGCGACAGCTATCTCGGGATGATCCTTCCCTTCGCGGTCAACTCCACGGCCGTCTTCCTCTTCCGCCAGTTCTTCCTCCAGCTTCCCGCCGAACTCTTCGAGGCGGCACGCATCGACGGCGCCGGCGAGCTGCGCATCCTGTGGCGGGTGGCGCTTCCGATGGCGCGGCCCGCGCTGCTGACCGGCACTCTGATCGCCTTCATCGGCCCCTGGAACGAGTTCCTGTGGCCGTTCCTGGTGACCAAGGACGCCGAGATGCAGCCGCTCGCGGTGTCGCTCGCCGGGTTCATGAGCAATCTGCGCGGCACCGTCGAGAACCCGACGGGTGCCGTGATGGCCGGGGCGTGCGTGCTGGCCGTGCCCGCCGTGGTGCTCTTCCTGCTCTTCCAGCGCCACTTCACACAGACGAACATCGACTCCGCGACAAAGGGCTGA
- a CDS encoding carbohydrate ABC transporter permease yields the protein MSLPLISPASGGGSPSPGTAGRGVSPGGGPRGGLRGRPRGGGTRGARSPLGALFVTPYALFLVVVFAVPLGYTVWMSFHRFYFTAPGTEVDAPWVGLRNYQDVFTDPVVLRSFLNIAVFLVINIPLTVVLSLVLASALNSRVPLRSFFRAAYYLPYITASVALVAVWGYLFGTDGLLNHLLGGLAPDPSWLVNSVLAMPVVAVFVTWTNLGFFVMLYLAALQSVPRELYEAAGVDGAGRVRTFMAVTVPGVRHATTLVTVLAVIKGSNLFTEPYLLTGGGGPDHASASPVLILYQKGIEQAHPDFAAALGVVLVLVVVTLSLIARRLTERKGA from the coding sequence ATGAGTCTCCCTCTGATCTCCCCTGCTTCAGGCGGCGGTTCGCCTTCGCCCGGCACTGCGGGCCGCGGTGTGTCGCCGGGCGGCGGCCCGCGTGGCGGTCTGCGCGGCCGTCCGCGGGGCGGCGGTACGCGCGGCGCCCGTTCGCCGCTGGGCGCGCTGTTCGTCACCCCGTACGCGCTGTTCCTCGTCGTCGTCTTCGCCGTGCCGCTCGGCTACACGGTGTGGATGTCCTTCCACCGCTTCTACTTCACCGCCCCCGGCACCGAGGTGGACGCACCGTGGGTGGGACTGCGCAACTACCAGGACGTCTTCACCGATCCGGTGGTGCTGCGCTCCTTCCTCAACATCGCCGTCTTCCTCGTCATCAACATCCCGCTGACGGTCGTGCTCTCGCTCGTACTCGCGTCGGCGCTCAACTCCCGTGTGCCGCTGCGGTCGTTCTTCCGCGCCGCCTACTACCTGCCGTACATCACGGCGAGCGTGGCGCTGGTGGCGGTGTGGGGCTATCTCTTCGGCACGGACGGGCTGCTGAACCATCTGCTCGGCGGCCTCGCCCCCGACCCCTCGTGGCTGGTCAACTCGGTGCTGGCGATGCCGGTCGTGGCGGTCTTCGTCACCTGGACCAACCTCGGCTTCTTCGTGATGCTCTATCTCGCCGCGCTCCAGAGCGTGCCCCGCGAGCTGTACGAGGCGGCAGGCGTGGACGGCGCGGGACGGGTACGGACGTTCATGGCGGTGACGGTGCCCGGTGTCCGGCATGCGACGACCCTCGTCACCGTGCTCGCCGTCATCAAGGGCTCCAACCTCTTCACCGAGCCGTATCTGCTCACCGGCGGCGGCGGTCCCGACCATGCATCGGCCTCGCCGGTGCTGATCCTCTACCAGAAGGGCATCGAGCAGGCGCATCCGGACTTCGCGGCGGCGCTGGGCGTCGTGCTGGTGCTGGTCGTGGTGACGCTCTCGCTGATCGCCCGCAGGCTCACCGAGCGCAAGGGAGCGTGA
- a CDS encoding extracellular solute-binding protein translates to MLRKTAAALLLLALTGASTGCARTTPDSAAASSSRGPVTVWLSNNAQEVAWGEKWIAEWNAKHPRERIKAQKIPAGKTSEEALSASIVAGNSACLVFNTSPASVPQFQKQAGLVPLDGFPGAEEYITARTGERAAQYRSEDGKFYQLPWKSNPVMILYNKKLFAKAGLDPEHPKLSTYEDFLASSRKLVRSGAAKAAIWPAPSSEFFQSWFDFYPSFIAETGGRQLVEDGKPRFDTPEGRRVVRFWRGLYRERLAQQELFPGDSMAAGKAAMTAAGPWAVAAYKDSIDWGVVPVPTSRGVPASKTHTFSDEKSVSMFSACENRATAWDVLRFATSKRQDGALLDETGQMPMRPDLLKTYEGWFEKNPGYRKFADQADRIVEVPGVAGSVDLWQALRDRWTASVVFGRERPEPALRDASEKVSELLDEY, encoded by the coding sequence TTGCTGAGGAAGACGGCGGCGGCGCTGCTGCTGCTCGCGCTCACCGGCGCGAGCACGGGATGCGCCCGTACGACGCCCGACAGCGCTGCCGCGTCATCGTCACGCGGCCCCGTCACGGTGTGGCTGTCCAACAACGCCCAGGAAGTGGCCTGGGGCGAGAAGTGGATAGCCGAGTGGAACGCGAAGCACCCGCGCGAGCGGATCAAGGCCCAGAAGATACCCGCGGGCAAGACCTCCGAGGAGGCGCTCAGCGCGTCCATCGTCGCGGGCAACAGCGCATGCCTGGTCTTCAACACCTCGCCCGCGTCCGTGCCGCAGTTCCAGAAGCAGGCGGGTCTCGTCCCCCTCGACGGCTTCCCCGGCGCGGAGGAGTACATCACGGCACGTACGGGCGAGCGGGCGGCCCAATACCGTTCCGAGGACGGGAAGTTCTACCAGCTCCCCTGGAAGAGCAACCCCGTGATGATCCTCTACAACAAGAAGCTCTTCGCGAAGGCCGGGCTCGACCCCGAGCATCCGAAGCTGTCGACGTACGAGGACTTCCTGGCCTCCTCGCGCAAGCTCGTGCGCAGCGGAGCGGCGAAGGCGGCGATCTGGCCGGCGCCCAGCTCCGAGTTCTTCCAGTCGTGGTTCGACTTCTATCCGTCCTTCATCGCGGAGACGGGCGGCAGGCAGCTCGTCGAGGACGGCAAGCCGCGGTTCGACACCCCGGAGGGCCGCCGCGTCGTGAGGTTCTGGCGCGGCCTGTACCGGGAGAGGCTGGCGCAGCAGGAGCTGTTCCCCGGCGACTCGATGGCCGCGGGCAAGGCGGCGATGACGGCCGCAGGGCCGTGGGCGGTCGCGGCGTACAAGGACAGCATCGACTGGGGTGTGGTGCCCGTGCCGACCTCGCGTGGCGTGCCGGCCTCGAAGACGCACACCTTCTCCGACGAGAAGTCGGTCTCGATGTTCAGCGCCTGCGAGAACCGCGCGACGGCCTGGGACGTGCTGAGGTTCGCCACGTCGAAGAGGCAGGACGGCGCCCTGCTGGACGAGACGGGCCAGATGCCGATGCGCCCGGACCTGCTGAAGACGTACGAGGGCTGGTTCGAGAAGAACCCGGGCTACCGGAAGTTCGCCGACCAGGCGGACCGGATCGTCGAGGTGCCCGGTGTCGCCGGGTCCGTCGACCTGTGGCAGGCGCTGCGGGACCGCTGGACGGCGTCCGTGGTCTTCGGGCGCGAACGGCCCGAGCCCGCGCTGCGCGACGCCTCCGAGAAGGTCTCCGAACTCCTCGACGAGTACTGA
- a CDS encoding LacI family DNA-binding transcriptional regulator, translating into MAAARERRPTIADVAKLAGVSPSAVSFALNGRPGLAEATKARILDAAAELGWRPSRPAQALSRGRAGAVGLVLTRETDAVGADPFFPAFIAGVESVISPRGDSLVLHVTDPGNEAAAYHRLSADRRVDGVLLTDMRVDDPRPELTKGLGLPAVVVGDPDCAQGLCAVSLDDRPAFAAAVRRLVELGHRRIAHVAGPREFRHARRRQESWEQAVRAAGLTPGPVLPGGFTADGGAAATRELLAPPAGERPTAIVYANDLSATAGLAVAHRLGLSVPEELSVVGYDDTPLAAYTHPPLASARADALGWGAAAARALDEVVASGRADDVELAPAELLSRDSMGPAPGSAPRPESATTADAARGPGTEAGAAQSTGPARKPVQTRPTTPRSESC; encoded by the coding sequence GCCGCCCCGGACTCGCCGAGGCGACCAAGGCACGCATCCTGGACGCCGCCGCCGAACTCGGCTGGCGCCCCAGCCGCCCCGCACAGGCCCTCTCACGGGGCAGAGCGGGCGCGGTGGGTCTCGTACTGACGCGGGAGACCGACGCGGTCGGCGCCGACCCGTTCTTCCCCGCCTTCATCGCCGGCGTCGAGTCGGTCATCTCACCTCGCGGCGACTCCCTCGTACTTCACGTGACGGACCCGGGGAACGAGGCGGCGGCCTACCACCGTCTCTCCGCCGACCGGCGCGTCGACGGCGTGCTGCTCACCGACATGCGCGTCGACGATCCGCGCCCGGAGCTGACGAAGGGGCTCGGGCTGCCCGCCGTAGTGGTAGGCGACCCCGACTGCGCCCAGGGACTCTGTGCCGTGAGCCTCGACGACAGGCCCGCGTTCGCCGCGGCCGTGCGGCGGCTGGTGGAGCTGGGTCATCGGCGCATCGCACATGTGGCGGGCCCGAGGGAGTTCCGTCATGCGCGGCGCCGTCAGGAGTCGTGGGAGCAGGCAGTGAGGGCGGCCGGGCTGACGCCGGGGCCGGTGCTGCCGGGCGGATTCACCGCCGACGGCGGCGCGGCGGCGACACGTGAGCTGCTGGCGCCGCCCGCCGGGGAGCGGCCGACGGCCATCGTCTACGCCAACGACCTTTCGGCGACCGCGGGTCTGGCCGTGGCCCACCGGCTGGGCCTGTCCGTGCCGGAGGAGCTGTCCGTGGTCGGCTACGACGACACCCCGCTCGCCGCCTACACCCACCCGCCGCTGGCCTCCGCACGCGCCGACGCGCTCGGCTGGGGCGCCGCGGCCGCTCGCGCGCTCGACGAGGTCGTCGCCTCCGGGCGTGCGGACGACGTCGAACTCGCCCCCGCCGAGCTGCTGTCACGCGACTCGATGGGGCCCGCACCGGGCTCGGCGCCCCGCCCGGAATCCGCAACGACGGCGGACGCCGCACGGGGGCCCGGCACCGAGGCAGGCGCCGCGCAGTCAACCGGCCCCGCCCGCAAGCCCGTTCAGACCAGGCCGACGACCCCACGGAGCGAATCTTGCTGA